From Oncorhynchus masou masou isolate Uvic2021 chromosome 7, UVic_Omas_1.1, whole genome shotgun sequence, one genomic window encodes:
- the LOC135543575 gene encoding protein S100-B-like: MTDLESSLATIMEVFHKYAEKEGDKHKLKKSELKDLINEELPALTGQVKDQATMDSLMESLDTDGDSELDFQEFMTFITMVTVCCHDFCEHHEDE, translated from the exons ATGACTGATCTGGAGAGTTCACTGGCCACCATCATGGAGGTGTTCCATAAGTATGCAGAGAAAGAAGGGGACAAGCACAAACTGAAGAAAAGTGAACTGAAAGACTTGATCAATGAGGAGCTACCAGCCCTTACAGGG CAAGTGAAGGACCAGGCCACTATGGACAGTTTGATGGAGAGCCTGGACACGGATGGAGACTCGGAATTGGACTTCCAAGAGTTCATGACATTTATCACCATGGTAACTGTCTGTTGCCATGATTTCTGCGAGCACCATGAGGACGAGTAG